Proteins encoded within one genomic window of Bremerella alba:
- a CDS encoding glutamate synthase subunit beta, translated as MGKPTGFMEFQRNTIPYRDPLVRINDYNEFQIEVTDSHLQTQGARCMDCGVPFCQSTTGCPVDNLIPEWNDLIYKGRWREALDRLHKTNNFPEFTGRVCPAPCENACVLGITNPPVAIKNIECSIIDRGFEEGWVTTMVPEHRTGKKVAVIGSGPAGLAAAEQLNKVGHNVTVYERDDRIGGLLMYGIPNMKLDKDTVQRRVDLMEAAGIKFVTNAHVGQNIDMAELNEQNDAIILAVGATKPRDLPIPGRELNGVHFAMDFLRANTKSLLDSELKDGNYISAAGKDVIVIGGGDTGTDCIGTSIRHGCSSMVNFELLPKPPEDRAPDNPWPQWARVYRVDYGHQEAEAKFGNDPREFCVLSKEFVDDGNGNLAGIKTVTVQWTKDDSGRWNMAEVPGSEKVFKADIVLLAMGFLGPEATLVEKLGMETDQRSNFKAEYGRFATSIDGVFAAGDCRRGQSLVVWAINEGRAAARECDKYLMGVSSLP; from the coding sequence ATGGGTAAGCCTACTGGGTTTATGGAATTTCAGCGGAACACCATTCCCTACCGTGATCCGCTGGTTCGCATCAACGACTACAACGAATTTCAAATCGAGGTCACCGACAGTCATCTGCAAACGCAGGGCGCTCGGTGCATGGACTGTGGCGTTCCGTTCTGCCAAAGTACGACCGGATGCCCTGTCGATAACCTAATTCCCGAGTGGAACGACCTGATCTACAAAGGCCGTTGGCGGGAAGCTTTGGATCGTCTGCACAAGACGAACAATTTCCCCGAGTTCACCGGTCGTGTGTGTCCGGCTCCTTGCGAAAACGCTTGTGTGCTGGGTATTACCAACCCACCGGTCGCAATCAAGAACATCGAATGTTCGATCATCGATCGCGGCTTTGAAGAGGGTTGGGTCACCACGATGGTGCCTGAGCACCGCACCGGTAAGAAGGTTGCTGTAATCGGTTCCGGTCCGGCTGGATTGGCTGCGGCCGAACAGCTGAACAAGGTCGGTCACAACGTTACCGTGTACGAACGCGACGACCGCATCGGTGGTCTGCTGATGTATGGCATTCCGAACATGAAGCTCGACAAGGACACCGTCCAGCGTCGAGTCGATTTGATGGAAGCCGCCGGTATCAAATTCGTCACCAATGCTCACGTCGGTCAGAACATCGACATGGCCGAGCTGAATGAGCAGAACGACGCCATCATCTTGGCCGTCGGTGCAACCAAGCCCCGCGATCTGCCGATCCCGGGTCGTGAGCTCAACGGCGTTCATTTCGCCATGGACTTCCTGAGAGCCAACACCAAGAGCCTGTTGGACTCAGAGCTTAAAGACGGTAACTACATTTCCGCCGCAGGCAAGGATGTTATTGTCATCGGTGGTGGTGACACGGGTACCGACTGCATCGGCACCTCGATCCGCCACGGCTGCAGCAGCATGGTCAACTTTGAACTGCTGCCCAAGCCGCCTGAGGATCGCGCCCCAGACAACCCTTGGCCGCAATGGGCTCGCGTTTACCGCGTTGACTATGGTCACCAGGAAGCAGAAGCGAAGTTCGGCAACGATCCGCGTGAGTTCTGCGTACTGTCCAAGGAATTCGTCGACGATGGCAACGGCAACCTGGCTGGCATCAAGACCGTGACCGTGCAGTGGACCAAAGACGACAGCGGTCGCTGGAATATGGCCGAAGTCCCTGGCAGCGAGAAGGTCTTCAAGGCCGACATCGTCCTGCTGGCAATGGGCTTCCTTGGTCCCGAAGCGACCTTGGTTGAAAAGCTTGGCATGGAAACGGACCAACGTTCCAATTTCAAAGCCGAGTACGGTCGCTTTGCTACCTCGATCGACGGTGTGTTCGCCGCCGGCGACTGTCGCCGTGGTCAGAGCCTGGTCGTCTGGGCCATCAACGAAGGCCGTGCCGCCGCTCGCGAGTGCGATAAGTACCTGATGGGCGTTAGCTCGCTGCCGTAA
- a CDS encoding peptidylprolyl isomerase — MPARTLWLVLLLACFVPATVLAQAPDEAAVEPEAAASAGANDDFDKMMGEWKVIITELRRIQQAYRLAPEKDLPKLRKEYNEVLKSGMDLLPKIEDAAVNRLAASPDDQDAKLFLAKVLSDSLEKDDYPRAYRLVHMLLDNGFDENELLADQVVAAFGADHFEEAETAFKKLREKMLPIDERVGQNGMMATELKEKWAREAELRAKEAEANDLPRVKLSTTQGDLVIELYENEAPDTVGNFVNLVEKKFYDGLPFHRVLPHFMAQGGDPKGDGSGGPGYNIFCECYEDDARHHFAGTLSMAHAGKNTGGSQFFLTFQATPHLDGKHTVFGRVVEGKENLSKLTRREPGGLSTPTADRILKAEVIRKRDHAYEPNKAP; from the coding sequence ATGCCTGCCCGAACGTTATGGTTAGTCCTGCTGTTGGCCTGTTTTGTTCCTGCGACTGTCCTGGCTCAAGCTCCTGACGAGGCTGCCGTTGAGCCCGAAGCGGCTGCATCTGCCGGTGCAAATGATGATTTCGACAAAATGATGGGCGAGTGGAAGGTGATCATTACCGAGCTTCGCCGGATTCAGCAGGCCTATCGGTTGGCGCCCGAGAAAGACTTACCCAAGCTACGCAAGGAATATAATGAAGTCTTGAAGAGCGGGATGGATTTATTACCTAAGATCGAGGACGCGGCGGTTAACCGCCTGGCAGCCTCGCCGGACGACCAGGACGCCAAGCTTTTTCTGGCCAAAGTCTTGTCCGACTCCCTGGAGAAGGATGATTATCCGCGGGCATATCGCTTGGTTCACATGCTGCTGGATAACGGATTCGACGAAAACGAACTGCTGGCCGATCAGGTCGTCGCCGCGTTTGGGGCAGACCACTTTGAAGAAGCTGAAACGGCCTTCAAGAAGCTACGAGAAAAGATGCTGCCGATCGATGAACGCGTCGGTCAGAATGGAATGATGGCGACAGAGCTCAAGGAAAAGTGGGCTCGCGAAGCAGAGCTGCGGGCAAAGGAAGCCGAAGCAAACGATCTTCCCCGGGTTAAGCTGTCGACCACCCAGGGAGACTTGGTGATCGAGCTTTACGAAAACGAAGCCCCGGATACCGTGGGAAACTTCGTCAATTTGGTCGAGAAGAAGTTTTACGATGGTCTCCCGTTTCACCGGGTATTGCCTCATTTCATGGCTCAGGGTGGTGATCCCAAGGGAGATGGTAGTGGCGGACCTGGATACAACATCTTTTGCGAATGCTACGAGGATGATGCCCGACATCACTTTGCCGGCACGCTTAGCATGGCACATGCTGGCAAGAATACGGGCGGCTCTCAGTTCTTCCTGACGTTCCAGGCAACGCCCCATCTCGATGGAAAGCACACTGTTTTCGGGCGTGTTGTCGAAGGAAAGGAGAACCTTTCCAAGCTCACGCGTCGCGAGCCTGGAGGTCTTTCAACACCCACGGCTGATCGCATCTTGAAGGCCGAAGTGATTCGCAAACGCGATCATGCCTATGAGCCGAACAAAGCGCCGTAG
- a CDS encoding DUF2179 domain-containing protein has product MEWLSELSPWVLALLIFLVRMVDVSIGTLRTICVVQGRMGLSVVLGFFEVLIWIAALSQVIMGVSDSPMLMVAYAGGFALGNAVGIGLERKLALGSVVVRIIAQEDDSEIVRTLRTSGFRATTFEGEGVEGPVDLIYVRCSRREVTKLLKIVKFLKPNVFYTVEPVQEQSERFAEALPHATGWRAVFKMK; this is encoded by the coding sequence ATGGAATGGCTTTCGGAATTATCGCCCTGGGTTTTGGCGCTGTTGATCTTCCTGGTCCGTATGGTGGACGTCTCAATCGGGACGCTGCGCACCATCTGCGTCGTTCAAGGACGAATGGGCTTGTCGGTCGTGTTAGGCTTCTTTGAAGTTCTGATTTGGATCGCGGCCCTGTCGCAGGTCATCATGGGGGTTTCAGATAGTCCGATGTTGATGGTTGCTTACGCAGGCGGTTTCGCGCTGGGCAACGCCGTAGGCATCGGGCTTGAGCGAAAATTGGCTCTAGGCTCGGTGGTCGTGCGAATCATTGCCCAAGAGGACGATTCAGAGATCGTGCGGACATTGCGGACAAGTGGCTTTCGTGCCACCACCTTCGAGGGAGAAGGTGTGGAGGGGCCAGTCGACCTGATTTATGTGCGTTGCTCGAGACGTGAAGTTACCAAGCTTTTGAAAATCGTCAAGTTTCTTAAACCGAACGTGTTCTATACGGTCGAGCCGGTACAAGAGCAAAGCGAGCGATTTGCCGAAGCCTTACCGCATGCGACTGGTTGGCGTGCGGTCTTCAAGATGAAGTGA
- a CDS encoding sigma-54 interaction domain-containing protein, translated as MGDVYRLTRKVAQTNASVLLLGETGTGKEMIASAVHRLSQRVSGPFVKVNCGALSESLLESELFGHVRGAFTGAIGNRTGRFEAAHGGSIFLDEINSTTLHLQVKLLRVLQEREFERVGDTATIRVDTRVIAASNRHLLEEVGEGKFREDLYWRLNVVPIRIPPLRERREDIPELVAHFLNVYSEVNDRHVVHIQREAMEALQDHTWPGNVRELQNYVERAVVLAEGDELALELLPPEIRSGDNRSAMSLGRGVADFDTLAFEVVQQGLQDADPEAEDLHLRVVNRVEKELIVQVMSSCANVQTKAATRLGINRNTLHKKLKEYEIES; from the coding sequence ATGGGGGACGTCTACCGTCTCACGCGTAAAGTTGCCCAGACCAATGCTTCAGTACTTTTGTTGGGCGAAACAGGTACCGGTAAGGAGATGATCGCTTCGGCGGTTCACCGACTCAGTCAGCGTGTTTCGGGACCATTTGTGAAGGTGAACTGTGGTGCGCTAAGCGAGAGCCTGCTGGAAAGTGAACTGTTCGGACACGTTCGCGGGGCGTTTACCGGGGCGATCGGCAACCGCACCGGTCGATTCGAAGCAGCCCACGGCGGCAGTATCTTCCTCGACGAAATTAACTCCACCACGCTTCATCTGCAGGTGAAGCTACTTCGCGTGCTACAAGAGCGAGAGTTTGAGCGGGTGGGTGATACGGCCACGATTCGCGTCGATACGCGTGTGATAGCCGCGAGTAACCGTCACCTGCTCGAAGAAGTCGGTGAAGGCAAGTTCCGCGAAGACTTGTACTGGCGACTTAATGTCGTTCCGATTCGTATTCCCCCGCTGCGTGAACGTCGCGAGGACATACCTGAGCTGGTCGCTCACTTCCTGAACGTTTACAGCGAAGTCAACGATCGGCATGTGGTTCACATTCAACGCGAAGCAATGGAAGCTTTGCAAGACCATACCTGGCCCGGAAACGTTCGTGAGCTGCAAAACTACGTCGAACGAGCCGTCGTTTTAGCGGAAGGGGACGAGTTGGCCTTGGAACTTCTCCCGCCCGAGATTCGCAGCGGTGACAATCGCTCGGCGATGAGTCTCGGCCGCGGGGTAGCTGATTTCGATACCCTGGCATTTGAAGTCGTTCAGCAAGGCCTGCAAGATGCCGACCCCGAAGCGGAAGATCTGCATTTGCGAGTAGTCAATCGCGTCGAGAAAGAACTGATCGTACAGGTCATGTCTTCCTGTGCGAATGTCCAAACCAAAGCGGCTACGCGTCTCGGTATTAATCGCAATACCCTGCATAAGAAGCTGAAAGAGTACGAGATCGAGTCGTGA
- the gltB gene encoding glutamate synthase large subunit, which translates to MIQPNQPTSRTYRTERPGKEGLYDPAMERENCGVGFVAHIKGKRTHQMILDAEAMNVNMDHRGGCGCEANTGDGAGMLTALPLEFLARVAKEDLGKELPEPGKFAAGIVFLPRDSKSREHCKKTVEVLIQEHGQVLVGWRKVPTNPEGADIGPTALACMPEIEMLIVSASEGLEGDAFERQLYMIRKRASHMLRGDHDLVQRTLFYIGSLSTKVIIYKGMLTPAQLVPFYRDLQCEDYTTHLAMVHSRFSTNTFPSWDRAQPNRFMSHNGEINTVRGNANWMKAREGQAKSELFGDDLTKLFPIVEPECSDSGTFDNVLEFLLMGGRSLQEAVMMMVPEAWQKHETMPEDKRAFYEYHSSLMEPWDGPASIAFTDGHYIGAVLDRNGLRPSRYYVTSDDRVIMASEVGVIPVDPSIVIEKGRLQPGRMFLIDFEEGRMIPDQELKSHFARERPYAKWLLEQRIELAELSPNKEPHGFDPETLLERMQAFGFTSETLNFMLLPLIEQKRDPIGSMGNDSALACLSDKPRMLYDYFKQLFAQVTNPAIDSIREEVVMSLECYIGPESNLLETTPEHAHRLLVPHPILTNEELAAFKHMDHRGWKTKVIDITFARSEGTDGLVKALDRICAEAESAIDEGFSNIVLTDRKISAERVPVSMLLATGAVHHHLVRAAKRTQIGIILETGEAREVHHHCLLVGYGADAINPYLAFEALWQARAEGMVKSEEYPDDDSIVASYRKGVAKGILKVMGKMGISTLQSYKGAQIFEALGLQEEVINRCFKGTSSRVQGVNFKVLAEELLRRHELGYPAREDGRLPVLPNHGEYHWRAEGERHAWSPDAIANIQVAARNNSRESYNQFAKLINEDSRNRCMLRGLLSFKQETTSIPIEEVMPASEIVKRFCTGAMSFGSISGEAHESLAIAMNRVGGKSNTGEGGEDALRFQPMANGDSKRSAIKQVASGRFGVTINYLTNADEIQIKISQGAKPGEGGELPGKKVDEYIARLRYSTPGVGLISPPPHHDIYSIEDLSQLIHDLKNANPEARISVKLVSEIGVGTIAAGVAKAKADHILIAGDNGGTGASPLTSIKHAGLPWELGIVEAHQTLVMNDLRSRVVLQTDGGLKTGRDVVIAAILGAEEMGFSTAPLITLGCIMMRKCHLNTCPVGIATQDPELRKKFKGEPEHVVNYLFMVAEEARELMAKLGVKTMDELIGRVDLLETNKAIQHWKADGLDLTPLLKPADNKNPASPQYNVMKQDHRLELALDNMLIEKSQPALEKKEKVQIKTPIININRTVGTTLSHEIAKRYGENGLPDETIHVNLHGSAGQSFGAFLAAGVTLELEGDANDYVGKGLSGGRVIIYPYKQSSFKAEENMLVGNVCLYGATRGQAFFRGRAAERFCVRNSGAHTVVEGVGDHGCEYMTGGRVVVLGSTGRNFAAGMSGGVAYIWDYEGNFLQNCNLGMVELERLDNPSDIVEVKGLIQMHAKYTQSTVAEKILADWDNAMAQFVKVMPIDYKRVLNERMQHDEEEDVQLSGAESNG; encoded by the coding sequence ATGATCCAGCCAAACCAGCCTACTTCGCGTACTTATCGGACCGAGCGTCCCGGTAAGGAAGGTTTGTATGATCCGGCAATGGAAAGGGAGAACTGCGGCGTTGGTTTCGTGGCCCATATCAAGGGCAAACGAACCCACCAGATGATCCTCGATGCCGAGGCGATGAATGTTAACATGGACCACCGTGGCGGTTGCGGCTGTGAAGCCAACACCGGTGACGGTGCCGGTATGTTGACGGCCCTGCCGTTGGAATTCCTGGCTCGAGTTGCCAAGGAAGATCTTGGCAAAGAGTTGCCGGAACCTGGCAAGTTTGCCGCCGGGATCGTCTTTCTCCCACGTGATTCCAAGTCGCGTGAGCATTGCAAGAAGACGGTCGAAGTCTTGATCCAAGAGCACGGTCAGGTCTTGGTCGGCTGGCGAAAAGTGCCTACCAACCCGGAAGGCGCCGACATCGGTCCTACCGCTTTAGCATGTATGCCAGAAATCGAGATGCTGATCGTCTCGGCCAGCGAAGGCTTGGAAGGCGATGCCTTCGAACGCCAGTTGTACATGATCCGCAAACGTGCCAGCCACATGCTTCGCGGCGATCATGATCTCGTCCAACGCACGCTGTTTTATATCGGCAGCCTGTCGACGAAGGTCATCATCTACAAAGGGATGCTGACGCCGGCTCAGTTGGTGCCGTTCTACCGGGATCTGCAGTGTGAAGACTACACCACGCATCTGGCGATGGTTCACTCGCGGTTCAGCACCAATACGTTCCCCTCGTGGGACCGTGCTCAACCAAATCGCTTCATGTCGCACAATGGCGAAATCAACACGGTTCGTGGGAACGCCAACTGGATGAAGGCCCGTGAAGGCCAAGCCAAGAGCGAACTGTTTGGCGACGACCTGACCAAGCTCTTCCCAATTGTCGAGCCTGAATGCTCGGACTCCGGCACGTTCGACAACGTCCTCGAGTTTTTGCTGATGGGCGGTCGTTCGCTGCAGGAAGCCGTCATGATGATGGTTCCCGAAGCCTGGCAGAAGCACGAAACGATGCCTGAAGACAAGCGTGCGTTCTACGAATACCATTCGAGCTTAATGGAGCCGTGGGACGGGCCGGCATCGATCGCGTTTACCGACGGTCATTACATCGGTGCGGTTCTCGACCGAAATGGTCTGCGTCCGAGCCGATATTACGTGACTTCCGACGATCGCGTGATCATGGCCAGCGAAGTGGGCGTCATCCCGGTCGATCCGAGCATCGTGATTGAAAAGGGACGTTTGCAGCCAGGACGTATGTTCCTCATCGACTTTGAAGAAGGTCGCATGATTCCGGACCAAGAGTTGAAGAGCCACTTCGCTCGCGAACGTCCGTACGCCAAATGGCTTCTGGAACAGCGGATCGAACTAGCCGAACTGAGCCCCAATAAAGAGCCGCACGGATTCGATCCCGAAACGCTGCTCGAGCGGATGCAGGCCTTCGGATTCACGTCCGAGACACTCAACTTCATGCTGTTGCCGCTGATCGAGCAAAAGCGAGACCCTATTGGCTCGATGGGGAACGACTCGGCCTTGGCATGTCTCAGCGACAAGCCACGCATGCTGTACGACTACTTCAAGCAGTTGTTCGCCCAGGTTACCAATCCGGCAATCGACTCGATTCGCGAAGAAGTCGTGATGTCGCTGGAATGTTACATCGGACCAGAAAGCAACTTGCTGGAAACCACGCCAGAGCATGCCCATCGCCTGCTGGTTCCCCATCCGATTCTCACCAACGAAGAGTTGGCGGCCTTCAAGCACATGGATCACCGTGGCTGGAAGACCAAGGTTATCGATATCACCTTCGCTCGCAGCGAAGGTACCGACGGCCTGGTCAAGGCCCTGGATCGCATCTGTGCCGAAGCCGAATCGGCCATCGACGAAGGCTTCAGCAACATCGTCCTAACCGATCGCAAGATCAGTGCCGAACGCGTCCCGGTCAGCATGCTGTTGGCGACCGGTGCCGTGCATCATCACTTGGTGCGAGCCGCCAAGCGAACGCAAATTGGCATCATCCTGGAAACAGGCGAAGCCCGCGAAGTACATCACCACTGCTTGCTTGTGGGTTACGGTGCCGACGCGATCAATCCTTACCTCGCCTTCGAGGCCCTCTGGCAAGCCCGAGCTGAAGGCATGGTCAAGTCGGAAGAATATCCGGATGACGACTCGATTGTCGCCTCGTATCGCAAAGGGGTCGCCAAGGGCATCTTAAAAGTGATGGGTAAGATGGGCATCAGTACGCTTCAGTCGTACAAGGGTGCTCAGATCTTTGAAGCCCTGGGCCTTCAAGAAGAAGTGATCAATCGGTGCTTCAAGGGAACCTCCAGCCGCGTTCAGGGCGTGAACTTCAAGGTTCTCGCCGAAGAACTGCTACGTCGTCACGAACTGGGCTATCCGGCTCGCGAAGATGGTCGTTTGCCTGTGTTGCCCAACCATGGCGAATACCATTGGCGAGCCGAAGGGGAACGTCACGCGTGGAGCCCCGATGCGATTGCGAACATCCAGGTCGCCGCGCGAAACAACAGCCGCGAGTCTTACAACCAGTTCGCCAAGCTGATTAACGAAGATTCCCGCAACCGCTGCATGCTGCGTGGTTTGCTTTCCTTCAAGCAGGAAACCACGTCGATCCCAATCGAAGAAGTGATGCCGGCAAGCGAGATCGTCAAACGCTTCTGCACCGGTGCGATGAGCTTTGGCTCGATCTCCGGTGAAGCGCACGAATCGTTAGCCATCGCCATGAATCGTGTAGGCGGTAAGAGCAACACCGGCGAAGGGGGCGAAGATGCCCTTCGCTTCCAGCCCATGGCTAACGGCGACTCGAAGCGTTCTGCGATCAAACAGGTAGCGTCGGGACGCTTTGGCGTGACGATCAACTATCTGACCAATGCGGACGAAATTCAAATCAAGATTTCGCAGGGGGCCAAGCCCGGCGAAGGTGGCGAACTTCCTGGTAAGAAGGTCGACGAGTACATCGCTCGCCTGCGTTATTCGACTCCTGGTGTTGGTCTGATCAGTCCTCCGCCACACCACGATATTTACTCGATCGAAGATCTTTCGCAGCTGATTCACGATCTGAAAAACGCGAATCCGGAAGCTCGCATTAGTGTGAAGCTGGTCTCTGAGATCGGTGTTGGTACCATCGCTGCCGGGGTGGCTAAGGCCAAGGCTGATCATATCCTGATCGCCGGTGATAACGGCGGAACAGGTGCCTCGCCGCTGACCAGTATCAAGCATGCTGGCCTGCCGTGGGAACTGGGTATCGTCGAAGCCCACCAGACGCTGGTCATGAACGACCTGCGTAGCCGCGTGGTGCTGCAAACCGACGGCGGTTTGAAGACCGGTCGCGACGTCGTGATCGCGGCGATTTTGGGAGCCGAAGAAATGGGCTTCTCGACCGCACCGCTAATCACGCTCGGCTGCATCATGATGCGGAAGTGTCACCTCAACACGTGTCCTGTCGGTATCGCTACGCAAGATCCTGAACTTCGTAAGAAGTTCAAAGGCGAACCAGAACACGTCGTGAACTATCTGTTCATGGTCGCTGAGGAAGCTCGCGAACTGATGGCCAAGCTGGGCGTCAAAACGATGGACGAGTTGATCGGCCGCGTCGATCTGCTCGAGACCAACAAGGCTATCCAGCACTGGAAAGCCGACGGCCTGGATCTGACGCCGCTGCTCAAGCCAGCCGATAACAAGAATCCAGCTTCGCCACAATACAACGTGATGAAGCAAGATCACCGATTGGAATTGGCCCTGGACAACATGCTGATCGAGAAGTCGCAACCGGCTCTTGAGAAGAAAGAAAAAGTCCAGATCAAGACGCCGATCATTAATATTAACCGTACCGTGGGGACCACGCTCAGCCATGAGATTGCCAAACGATACGGTGAAAACGGCCTGCCGGATGAAACGATTCATGTGAATCTGCATGGTTCGGCCGGTCAAAGTTTTGGTGCCTTCCTGGCTGCTGGGGTCACTCTCGAGCTGGAAGGGGATGCGAACGACTACGTCGGCAAAGGCCTCTCAGGCGGTCGCGTTATCATCTATCCTTACAAGCAAAGTTCCTTCAAGGCGGAAGAAAACATGCTGGTGGGGAATGTTTGCCTGTACGGGGCGACACGGGGTCAGGCCTTCTTCCGAGGTCGGGCTGCCGAAAGATTCTGTGTCCGGAACAGCGGTGCGCACACTGTTGTCGAAGGAGTTGGAGACCACGGATGTGAATACATGACCGGGGGCCGCGTGGTCGTCCTGGGCTCGACTGGCCGCAACTTCGCAGCCGGTATGAGTGGCGGTGTCGCCTACATTTGGGATTACGAAGGCAACTTCCTGCAGAATTGCAATCTGGGAATGGTGGAGCTAGAGCGGTTGGACAACCCCAGCGACATCGTGGAGGTAAAAGGCCTGATCCAAATGCATGCCAAGTACACGCAGTCGACTGTCGCTGAGAAAATTCTCGCCGACTGGGACAATGCGATGGCTCAGTTCGTTAAGGTCATGCCAATCGACTACAAGCGAGTCCTCAACGAACGCATGCAGCACGATGAAGAAGAAGATGTTCAACTAAGCGGAGCCGAAAGCAATGGGTAA
- a CDS encoding LysR family transcriptional regulator codes for MHVKSLKVFCDVVGQRSFSRAADENGISQSGASQVVHQLEERLGVKLIDRSKRPLVPTAEGELYYQGCRQLVQRYYALEEDVRTFHKELAGQVTIASIYSVGLSHMNACVQEFLAKHPKANVRLQYHHPDTVVQLVETDQVDFGLVSYPKASKSIKVDMWREEPMFLVCAPGCELADRETVWLDELDSRRMVGFDTRLQIRREIDFVLSSAGADVQVVMEFDNIETIKRAIEIEAGFGLLPIDTVTRELETGSLVAVPIEGAPLSRPLGIVTRQGKELGKTARRFIQLLHEKAENSEADGSETEVKPVAAGFTNDEAADAKSDLENGVSART; via the coding sequence ATGCACGTAAAGTCCCTCAAGGTGTTTTGCGATGTCGTCGGTCAGCGGAGCTTCTCAAGAGCCGCGGACGAGAACGGCATTTCGCAATCTGGCGCTAGCCAGGTTGTACACCAGCTAGAGGAACGTCTTGGTGTGAAGCTTATCGATCGCTCAAAACGGCCCTTGGTTCCCACTGCTGAAGGTGAGTTGTATTACCAAGGCTGCCGCCAACTCGTCCAGCGATATTATGCCTTGGAAGAGGACGTCCGCACGTTTCATAAGGAACTCGCAGGGCAGGTAACCATTGCTTCGATCTACTCGGTAGGTCTCAGCCATATGAATGCCTGCGTTCAGGAATTCTTAGCCAAGCACCCGAAAGCGAATGTTCGGCTCCAATATCATCATCCCGACACGGTGGTGCAGTTGGTCGAAACCGATCAAGTCGACTTTGGGCTGGTTAGCTACCCGAAGGCGTCCAAAAGTATCAAAGTCGATATGTGGCGAGAGGAACCGATGTTCCTCGTCTGCGCACCTGGCTGCGAACTCGCCGATCGAGAAACGGTCTGGCTCGACGAACTCGATAGTCGCCGCATGGTCGGTTTCGACACTCGATTGCAGATTCGTCGCGAAATCGATTTTGTGCTTTCCTCTGCCGGGGCCGACGTTCAAGTTGTCATGGAATTTGACAACATCGAGACTATCAAGCGGGCCATCGAGATCGAGGCCGGTTTTGGCCTGTTACCCATTGATACGGTAACACGCGAATTGGAAACCGGATCCCTCGTGGCAGTGCCTATCGAAGGAGCTCCCCTGTCCCGTCCGTTGGGTATCGTGACCCGGCAAGGGAAAGAGTTGGGGAAGACGGCTCGCCGTTTCATTCAACTGCTGCACGAAAAAGCAGAAAACTCGGAAGCCGATGGCTCTGAGACGGAAGTCAAACCGGTGGCGGCCGGCTTTACGAATGACGAAGCTGCCGACGCCAAAAGTGATCTTGAAAACGGAGTTTCGGCACGCACTTAG